In Nitrospirota bacterium, a genomic segment contains:
- the nth gene encoding endonuclease III, which translates to MKDRDIHRVVAMLKKEVKRWETPIVGVVADSTRDPFKILISCLLSLRTKDGTTARATERLFEIASTPEEMMGLPVRTIEKLIYPVGFYRVKAKRLKSVSEELVQRYSSRVPDELDELLKIKGVGRKTANLVITLGYKKLGICVDTHVHRIMNRWGYVGTKNPEQTEMELRRKLPQKYWITINDLLVSYGQNICKPISPLCSQCKLISYCDRCGIKTSR; encoded by the coding sequence ATGAAAGACAGAGACATACACAGGGTAGTGGCAATGCTGAAAAAGGAGGTTAAACGGTGGGAGACACCGATTGTCGGGGTTGTTGCAGACAGTACAAGAGACCCTTTTAAAATACTTATATCCTGTCTCTTGAGTCTCAGGACTAAAGATGGCACGACTGCAAGGGCGACAGAACGACTCTTTGAGATTGCATCAACACCCGAGGAGATGATGGGACTCCCTGTTAGAACCATAGAGAAGTTGATCTATCCCGTGGGGTTTTATCGTGTAAAGGCAAAGAGACTAAAATCAGTATCTGAGGAACTGGTTCAGAGATATTCTTCAAGGGTCCCTGACGAGCTCGATGAGCTCCTTAAGATTAAAGGTGTTGGAAGAAAGACTGCAAATCTCGTGATTACCCTTGGATATAAAAAGTTAGGGATCTGTGTAGACACACATGTCCACAGGATTATGAACAGATGGGGATATGTGGGCACAAAAAACCCTGAGCAGACGGAGATGGAACTACGAAGAAAACTCCCACAAAAATACTGGATAACCATAAATGACCTCCTTGTCAGTTACGGGCAGAATATCTGTAAACCAATATCGCCACTGTGCAGCCAGTGTAAGCTCATATCATACTGTGATCGGTGTGGGATAAAAACGAGCAGGTAA
- the rpsU gene encoding 30S ribosomal protein S21, with translation MPGIKVKESESLENALRRFKKQCEKEGILSEIKKREHYEKPSIRRKKKLLASRKKAFKRTKIMV, from the coding sequence ATGCCGGGAATAAAGGTGAAGGAAAGTGAATCCTTAGAGAATGCCCTCAGAAGATTCAAGAAACAGTGCGAAAAAGAAGGTATCCTTTCAGAGATAAAGAAAAGAGAGCACTATGAAAAACCAAGTATAAGACGGAAGAAAAAACTCTTAGCCTCACGCAAAAAAGCCTTCAAGCGCACAAAGATAATGGTGTAA
- a CDS encoding GatB/YqeY domain-containing protein, with amino-acid sequence MTLIEQLSEDLKQAMKTGNRVRVDTIRMLRNAIKNKEIDKRRSLSDEEVVEILISQMKQRRDSIEQFAKGGRQDLVEKETAELNIIQSFLPEQLSEDELREKIREAIVETGASGLKDFGKVMKVLMPEIKGKADGKLVGEFVKGCLGGQS; translated from the coding sequence ATGACTCTCATCGAACAACTATCAGAGGACCTAAAACAGGCGATGAAGACAGGGAATAGGGTGAGGGTTGATACCATCCGAATGCTGAGAAACGCTATTAAAAACAAGGAGATAGACAAAAGACGCAGTCTTTCTGATGAAGAGGTGGTTGAGATACTTATTTCTCAGATGAAGCAGAGGAGGGATTCGATCGAACAGTTTGCTAAAGGAGGCAGGCAGGACCTTGTAGAGAAAGAAACAGCGGAATTAAACATCATACAATCCTTCCTCCCGGAACAGCTCTCTGAGGATGAATTACGGGAAAAGATAAGGGAAGCCATAGTTGAGACCGGGGCATCCGGTCTGAAGGATTTCGGTAAGGTCATGAAGGTATTGATGCCAGAGATAAAGGGCAAGGCTGATGGTAAACTC